The genomic interval GGTTCAGCCAGTCTTCATATTCATCCGGATCCAAAACGACCAGCATACGCTCCCCTTTGTTATGAATCTTTTTCATGAGCGCATTGCCTTCTGTGGTTACGATCGTGTAACAGTATGTAATAATACCGGTTTCCCTGTTATGCCATTCCGTAAATAAACCCGCACACAAAAATACCGAATCATCCGGCCTGGTTATCAGATACTTTGTTTTTGCGCTCTTTTTCGCGTCCGGATCTTCCCATTGCCATTCATACATACCATCCATGGCCACCAGGCAACGGTTTCCGATCTTGTGTTTGTAAGATGCCTTCTGCGGAAGTTCTTCGATCCGGGCATTCAGGCAGTTCATCCGCGCCTTTTTTGCATCCGCTTCTGTTT from Dyadobacter sp. NIV53 carries:
- a CDS encoding SOS response-associated peptidase, with the translated sequence MCYHTKLTSKPIDIEKATKAKFDEPDTFEPAAEFNGFVNPATPIVRFDDRKKIHLYEWGLIADWVKTEADAKKARMNCLNARIEELPQKASYKHKIGNRCLVAMDGMYEWQWEDPDAKKSAKTKYLITRPDDSVFLCAGLFTEWHNRETGIITYCYTIVTTEGNALMKKIHNKGERMLVVLDPDEYEDWLNPKVDHLAFADRSHIKLKAEKA